The following proteins are co-located in the Hydractinia symbiolongicarpus strain clone_291-10 chromosome 7, HSymV2.1, whole genome shotgun sequence genome:
- the LOC130649167 gene encoding probable rRNA-processing protein EBP2, with amino-acid sequence MMAHFQKKMGKDRKTEEFVSDDDTDEEEVVLGKKTRELYNNPEAMEAKLKQMKTDLDWLQCMDITTDLKDVNIPGVEKNDTKGVQTDIQDDFKREMLFYCQAQMAAKEALSRLRSLDIPTERPDDYFAEMVKTDVHMQKIRQKLLDRKTSMEKSEKAKKQRQLKKIGKKVQQDVLQKRQQEKKKMLETVDRIKKGKEKFNDFHKRNDDDMFNVSKEDKRSGQKRKRKDEKFGFGGKKRKVKKNSADSSSDMTSFKSHLHGKAKNVNKQKFGNKNSKNVKSKRLGKSRRMQSRGKK; translated from the exons ATGATGGCACATTTCCAGAAGAAAATGGGTAAAGATAGAAAAACTGAAGAATTTGTTTCTGATGATGATACAGATGAGGAG GAAGTCGTGCTTGGCAAAAAGACAAGAGAACTTTATAATAATCCG GAAGCAATGGAAGCTAAACTAAAACAAATGAAGACAGATTTGGACTGGTTGCAATGTATGGATATTACAACAGATTTAAAAGACGTAAACATTCCAGGTGTTGAAAAAAATGACACAAAGGGCGTCCAAACAGATATACAAGATGATTTTAAAAGAGAAATGCTGTT TTATTGTCAAGCACAAATGGCGGCTAAGGAAGCTTTGAGCAGGTTACGAAGCCTTGATATTCCTACAGAACGACCAGATGATTACTTTGCAGAGATGGTTAAAACTGACGTACACATGCAGAAG attcGTCAAAAACTTTTGGATCGTAAAACAAGCATGGAGAAATCAgagaaagcaaaaaaacaaagacaactGAAAAAGATTGGGAAAAAA GTCCAACAAGATGTCTTGCAAAAACGACAACAGGAAAAGAAAAAGATGTTGGAAACTGTCGATCGGATCAAGAAAG GGAAGGaaaaatttaatgattttcaCAAAAGAAACGATGATGATATGTTTAATGTATCGAAAGAAGACAAAAG GTCTGGACAAAAACGGAAGAGAAAAGATGAGAAGTTTGGTTTTGGTGGTAAGAAACGAAAAGTGAAGAAAAACTCCGCCGACAGTTCATCTGATATGACGTCATTTAAATCACATCTTCACGGGAAAGCGAAGAAtgtcaacaaacaaaaattt GGTAACAAAAACTCAAAGAACGTAAAATCTAAGCGCCTTGGTAAATCGAGACGAATGCAGTCCCGTGGAAAGAAGTAA
- the LOC130648368 gene encoding uncharacterized protein LOC130648368: MIFTSKLYIFIFSRLDVEMSYTENKENMLSFHLQHFAKKNKPLSPFVSKLRFLLNSTKYHHAIRWSMDGRAIIITDIDTFKQSVLHNEEEMFKTRNFTSFVRQLNLYGFRKVPSNGKSDPMSNMKFEHVHFRRERPDLMYLVHRTCLGGKRRIDTLSTSGLLRGKRVLMPNSFDLRNTKDNGYKKPPTQVRLNIPCKFSQVPKLARTPLGVSVLQNLKRKHEQNFTIVHETASINPTLDDSLTSSLDSSINERDIDIHGLNSHDEHDYALPVHESNHCNEIDEKATFNFLNQTFNNEIEVVRGLLSLKDVKPKHDTNLDGLTTLAEVSFQLSNTPLLLETNYNIRSQSMATPRETLQSS; this comes from the coding sequence ATGATTTTCACTTCAAAGTTGTATATATTCATATTTTCTAGATTAGATGTTGAGATGTCGTACACAGAGAATAAAGAAAACATGCTATCATTTCATTTGCAACATTTCGCCAAGAAGAACAAACCCCTCAGTCCTTTTGTTTCAAAGTTACGCTTTCTTCTAAACAGCACGAAATACCACCACGCTATACGCTGGTCTATGGACGGTCGAGCAATCATCATCACAGACATTGATACCTTCAAACAATCTGTTCTCCACAACGAAGaagaaatgtttaaaactaGAAACTTTACTTCTTTCGTTCGACAGTTAAACCTCTATGGATTTCGCAAAGTTCCAAGCAACGGTAAATCTGATCCCATGTCCAACATGAAGTTTGAACACGTTCATTTTCGGCGGGAAAGACCAGATTTAATGTATTTGGTACATCGCACTTGCTTAGGAGGTAAAAGACGCATAGATACATTATCAACAAGTGGTCTGTTGCGTGGAAAAAGAGTGTTGATGCCGAACTCTTTTGATCTAAGAAACACTAAAGACAATGGCTATAAAAAACCACCAACACAAGTCAGATTAAACATTCCCTGTAAATTTTCGCAAGTTCCTAAACTTGCACGTACTCCATTAGGCGTATCCGTTCTTCAAAATCTGAAACGGAAGCATGAACAAAATTTCACAATTGTACACGAAACAGCGTCAATTAATCCTACCTTGGATGATTCGTTAACGTCTTCGCTCGATAGTTCAATTAACGAAAGGGATATCGATATTCATGGTTTGAATTCACATGATGAACACGATTACGCGTTACCTGTTCATGAATCAAATCACTGCAATGAAATCGACGAAAAGGcaactttcaattttttaaatcaaacttttaacaatgaaatcgAAGTCGTACGTGGTCTTCTTAGTTTAAAAGATGTCAAGCCAAAACATGATACTAACTTAGACGGCTTGACCACACTGGCCGAGGTTTCCTTTCAGCTCTCCAACACACCGTTGTTACTGGAGACAAATTATAATATTCGAAGTCAATCCATGGCCACACCAAGAGAAACATTGCAATCCTCCTAG